The sequence below is a genomic window from Bacteroidota bacterium.
ATCATTCCTTATTTTTGCACCTGAATATAAAGAGAATAAAATGGCATTGATATTAAACCTCGAAACAGCAACAAAAAACTGTTCTGTCAGTTTATCGAATAATGGAGAAATAATTGCTCTAAAGGAATTGAATTCAGGAGGTTTTTCTCATGCCGAAAAACTTCACCCTTTTATAGAGGATGTTCTAAATGAAAGTAATTTTTGTCTTGAGGATATAGATGCTGTTTCGGTAAGTAAGGGCCCCGGTTCGTATACAGGTTTGCGTATTGGAGTTTCAGCTGCCAAAGGGATTTGTTTTGGCAATGATATCCCTTTAATAGCTATTCCAACATTAGAATCTCTGGCGAGCAGTCAAAAAGGGAAGGATTATATTTTAGTTCCTATGCTCGATGCCCGAAGGATGGAAGTTTATGCCAGTATTTATAACCCTGATATTGTAGAAATCAGAAAAACAGAAGCTGAGATTATAGACGAAAATTCATATTCCGAATATCTTGAGAAAGGTAAAGTCCTGTTTTTTGGAGACGGTGCCGAGAAGTGTAAGGAAATCATCAAACACGAAAATGCTGAATTTATTGATGGAGTTTTTCCTTCGGCAAAAGAGATGGGCGAAATAGCCGAAAAGATGTTCAACGAAAATAAATTTGAAGACAGTGCTTATTTCGAACCTTTTTACCTGAAAGATTTTATTGCTACAAAATCTCTTAAGCGAGGATGATCTGTTAGCTTTTGTCCTTTTCAGGCAGTGTATTCTACTATTTTAATAGCTCCTCAACTTTTATAAATCTGTAGTTTTTAATTGTTTATGTAGTCACGAGTTCTCTTCTTTTCAAGTGCTTTTAATCAACGTATTATAATTTTATTGTGTTCTCTTAAGTTTTTATCTGATTTTGTTAATAGGTTAATTATTTTAATATTCTTAATTCCATTTATATTATCTATGTATTGAACTTCTATTTTTAATATATTATTTATGTCAATTAAATAATCATTGTAATCAGCATCTATAATTTCTTCATCAAGAAAAAATAATACAGAGTGCTTTTCATTTGGTAGCTTTATATGATTTTCGTTCAAATAATTTAAAGTAATTAATCTTGGGTTATAGTCATCATTTGTTTCAACCTGTATAGAGCCATAATATATTTTATCACCTATTACTAACGAATCTTTTTGAACATTTAGAGAGGCTATTTTTTTTAAATCGATAGACTTTAATACATTTTCGTTTATGTGTTTACCATTAAGAAAATATGCCGGTGCTTTTTCTTTGGTATTTGTGTCTTTATAAGATATTAAAGGGATTGAATCTTTAACTGTTAGGTTTAATTCTTTTTTTTGAGCAAAAGAATTTATTGAGAGACCAAGTGTTACTAAAATTAACAGGTTTTTCATAATTTAAGTTTTTTTAGTTTGTCAGGCATGAAATCTAACTGAGAATAATACCCTTAACCTCCTGAACATAATTTCGACCGATAGGAATCTGATTCCCTTCAATCTCAACTGTATTACCTACTACTGCTTCTACTTTAGGAATTGAAATAGTAAAGGATCTGTGGGTCCTGATAAATGTTTCGGGGGGAAGCATATCTGTAAAAGATGTTAAAGTTTGATGTACAACGTGCTTTCCTGTCGAAGTATTTATTTTAATATAATCTTTAAGACTTTCAACATACAGAATCTCATCTAGATAAATTTTAACCATTTTCTTATCTATATTAATAAAAATATGGTCTCTGTTATCTTCTATACTCCCTGTTTTATTCGATAAAGCAGAGTTTATCTTATTAACAGCTTTCATAAACCTGTTAAATGGAATCGGCTTAACCAAATAATCCAAAACATCCAGCTCAAAACTTTCTACGGCGTATTCCCGGTATGCTGTTGTGATTACAATAAGCGGCGGATTATGTAATGTTTTAATCAGTTCCATTCCGTTGATCAGAGGCAGGTTAATATCTAAAAATACAACATCAATATCACCTGACTGTATTATTTCAAGAGCATCCATAGGATTTGTGAAAGTTGCTACTATATCAAATGTTTTGATATTCGACAGGAAACCTTCAATTACCTTTATTGCCAAAGGTTCGTCATCCACAATTATACAGCGACTGTTCATATATTATATTATTTAGGTATAGCCAGTAAAACAGAATATCTGTTGTTTTCTGTATTTATTGATAGCCTGAAATTATTATTATAGTTTAGCTTTAAGCGCTTTCTTATGTTTTTTATCCCAATACCTTCATTAACCTGACGAAATCTTTTATCTGCAATATTTGGAATAGGATTCTCTACCATGAATATCAGCATTTCTCCGGATGTGTCGAATTTAATATCTATGACAATATCCGAATTATCGGCACTTACCCCGTGCTTAAAGCAATTTTCGATAAATGGCAAATACATTAAAGGAGGTAAATATACTCCTTCTATTTTACCGCTTATTTCTATATTGTATTTAAGTCTGTTATCAAACCGCAGTTTTTCTAAATCCAGATAGCTTTGTATATATGCGAATTCTTTGGTCAATTGTATTCTGTCATCTTTTGCTTCGTACAATACATATTGCATTAATTCCGATAATTTCAATACTACTTCAGGCGCTTTATCAGATTTTTCTAATGTCAGAGCATATAGATTATTAAGCGTATTAAAAAAGAAATGCGGTTGTATCTGAGCCCGTAGATATTTTATCTCTGTTTCCAGATTGAGTTTTGTTAATTCCTGATTCCTCTTTCTGGAGTTTACCCAGTCCATTGTAAGCTTTATGGCGGTAGTAATTCCTATTACATACAATTCGCCCAATACAACGGTAACATAATGTAATCCTACACGTGCTTTCGCACCTTCAATTGCTTCCGGCCAAACATCTTCATTAATAAGATAATAAGTGATAGTGGTTTTCACAAAATACATCAATGTTAAAGCCGCTAATAGCA
It includes:
- the tsaB gene encoding tRNA (adenosine(37)-N6)-threonylcarbamoyltransferase complex dimerization subunit type 1 TsaB; its protein translation is MALILNLETATKNCSVSLSNNGEIIALKELNSGGFSHAEKLHPFIEDVLNESNFCLEDIDAVSVSKGPGSYTGLRIGVSAAKGICFGNDIPLIAIPTLESLASSQKGKDYILVPMLDARRMEVYASIYNPDIVEIRKTEAEIIDENSYSEYLEKGKVLFFGDGAEKCKEIIKHENAEFIDGVFPSAKEMGEIAEKMFNENKFEDSAYFEPFYLKDFIATKSLKRG
- a CDS encoding LytTR family DNA-binding domain-containing protein, encoding MNSRCIIVDDEPLAIKVIEGFLSNIKTFDIVATFTNPMDALEIIQSGDIDVVFLDINLPLINGMELIKTLHNPPLIVITTAYREYAVESFELDVLDYLVKPIPFNRFMKAVNKINSALSNKTGSIEDNRDHIFINIDKKMVKIYLDEILYVESLKDYIKINTSTGKHVVHQTLTSFTDMLPPETFIRTHRSFTISIPKVEAVVGNTVEIEGNQIPIGRNYVQEVKGIILS
- a CDS encoding histidine kinase; the protein is MNSVDNKVWQKRIPINYHIIFWVGFFILNFVRWGSYYNDFFYSFKSNLVGFPIHITLSYFHAYYLIPKFVAKRKYYVYIILLLAALTLMYFVKTTITYYLINEDVWPEAIEGAKARVGLHYVTVVLGELYVIGITTAIKLTMDWVNSRKRNQELTKLNLETEIKYLRAQIQPHFFFNTLNNLYALTLEKSDKAPEVVLKLSELMQYVLYEAKDDRIQLTKEFAYIQSYLDLEKLRFDNRLKYNIEISGKIEGVYLPPLMYLPFIENCFKHGVSADNSDIVIDIKFDTSGEMLIFMVENPIPNIADKRFRQVNEGIGIKNIRKRLKLNYNNNFRLSINTENNRYSVLLAIPK